In a single window of the Polynucleobacter sp. MWH-UH24A genome:
- a CDS encoding sodium:solute symporter family protein has product MLLWLVIAYLGISIAIGLYGATKVHNARDYITAGRNLPMAFVLAMVFATWFGAETVLGISATFLEEGFRGLISDPLGASVCLILFGLVFAKPLYRMNLITLGDYFRFRYNRQTELLISICIIVSYLGWVSAQISALGLTFNVLSNGLVSMSDGMLIGAGVVLIYTLFGGMWSVALTTFVQMIVIVIGLLLVASNAADQAGGVASVIAKASAEGKFNFLPSLDPIDMLSWIAALLTIALGSIPQQDVFQRVNAAKNESIAIWATTLGGVAYFFFASVPLFLAYTANIIDPQMVEKFLASDSQMILPTLILDHMPFFMQVVFFGALISVIMSTASGTLLAPSVTFTENILKGFYPYMTDKQFLWATRITVFVFTSIVTYYAIATETKIHTMVENAYRITLAGAFVPLVAGLFWKRASDLGALLAITFGLMMWILLEFMGIEEPVEPQLIGLLASAVGMVLGSFIAPRLPEDKSNHSNKVRH; this is encoded by the coding sequence ATGCTGCTTTGGTTGGTAATTGCTTATCTCGGCATTTCAATTGCGATTGGTTTATACGGCGCAACAAAAGTACACAATGCCAGAGACTACATTACTGCTGGACGAAATTTGCCCATGGCCTTTGTTCTGGCAATGGTTTTTGCAACCTGGTTTGGAGCAGAGACTGTTCTTGGCATTTCGGCAACCTTTTTGGAGGAAGGATTCAGAGGGCTCATTTCAGACCCTCTTGGGGCATCGGTCTGCTTAATTCTGTTTGGACTGGTATTTGCAAAACCGTTGTACCGAATGAATCTCATCACCCTTGGTGACTATTTTCGATTTCGCTACAACCGCCAAACTGAATTATTAATTTCCATTTGCATTATTGTGTCCTACCTTGGATGGGTATCGGCTCAAATTTCAGCATTGGGTCTTACCTTTAATGTTCTTTCAAACGGTTTAGTTTCAATGAGCGATGGCATGCTCATTGGGGCCGGTGTAGTTTTGATCTATACCCTGTTTGGCGGTATGTGGTCTGTAGCGCTCACAACATTTGTGCAAATGATTGTGATTGTGATCGGACTTTTGCTTGTGGCAAGTAATGCTGCAGATCAAGCAGGCGGTGTTGCAAGTGTTATTGCTAAGGCCAGTGCGGAGGGAAAATTTAATTTCTTACCAAGCCTGGATCCAATTGATATGCTCAGCTGGATTGCAGCTTTGCTCACGATTGCACTAGGCTCGATTCCCCAGCAAGATGTTTTCCAACGAGTCAACGCAGCCAAAAATGAATCGATTGCGATCTGGGCAACCACTTTGGGTGGTGTTGCCTATTTCTTTTTTGCTAGTGTTCCACTTTTCTTGGCTTACACCGCTAATATCATTGATCCACAAATGGTTGAAAAATTTCTTGCCAGCGACTCGCAAATGATTTTGCCGACTCTGATCCTCGACCATATGCCATTTTTTATGCAGGTTGTTTTCTTTGGAGCACTCATATCGGTCATTATGAGCACCGCATCTGGCACTCTGCTTGCACCTTCAGTCACTTTTACTGAAAACATCTTAAAAGGCTTTTATCCTTACATGACAGATAAGCAATTTTTATGGGCAACGCGCATCACTGTATTTGTCTTTACCAGTATTGTGACCTACTATGCGATTGCTACTGAAACTAAAATTCACACGATGGTTGAGAATGCTTACCGCATTACACTTGCTGGTGCATTTGTACCCTTGGTTGCTGGATTATTTTGGAAGAGAGCGAGTGATCTAGGGGCCTTGCTAGCAATTACTTTTGGCCTAATGATGTGGATCTTGCTTGAATTCATGGGGATCGAGGAACCGGTTGAGCCGCAATTAATTGGTTTATTAGCTAGTGCAGTTGGTATGGTTCTTGGCAGCTTTATCGCACCTCGGCTACCAGAGGATAAATCAAACCATTCAAACAAAGTCCGGCATTAA
- a CDS encoding 2-dehydropantoate 2-reductase, translated as MKICVIGGGGAIGGYLAVMLANSGNEVTVMARGATLRAIEERGLALISDEHPEPIIAKVKAVENLRGLPKQDVIILAVKAHQVEPVIDDLVAALGPDTILIPMQNGIPWWYFQKLNSKYKDHPVDTVDPGGVVMRAISPDNIIGCVVYPATITQGPGVIRHVEGVRFPLGELDGKSTDRIQKISDVMGAAGFKSPILDDIRAEIWLKLWGNLTFNPISALTHGTLEGICRYPLTKELARNMMAEAQAIAEKLGVTFRVDIERRIAGAEKVGKHKTSMLQDLEAGRSLEIDALLGSVIELGGITGTPTPCLNTVYALTKYLDQNVQDSKGNLILPVAAGY; from the coding sequence ATGAAAATCTGTGTAATTGGTGGCGGCGGCGCAATTGGCGGTTATCTGGCGGTAATGCTAGCAAATTCTGGCAACGAGGTAACCGTGATGGCGCGTGGGGCTACCCTGAGAGCCATTGAAGAGCGTGGACTCGCATTAATAAGCGATGAGCATCCTGAGCCGATCATTGCAAAAGTTAAAGCTGTTGAAAATTTACGCGGTTTGCCAAAACAAGATGTCATTATTTTGGCAGTGAAGGCTCATCAAGTGGAGCCCGTTATTGATGATTTGGTTGCCGCACTTGGACCCGATACCATTTTGATCCCAATGCAAAACGGAATTCCATGGTGGTATTTTCAAAAGCTCAATAGCAAGTACAAAGATCATCCGGTCGATACCGTTGATCCAGGCGGTGTTGTGATGCGTGCCATTAGCCCGGACAATATTATTGGTTGCGTTGTTTATCCGGCCACCATTACGCAAGGACCTGGGGTCATTCGACATGTCGAGGGAGTGCGTTTTCCCCTCGGAGAGCTCGATGGTAAATCGACAGATCGTATCCAGAAGATTTCTGATGTGATGGGTGCCGCAGGCTTTAAATCGCCTATCTTGGATGATATTCGTGCTGAGATTTGGTTAAAGCTTTGGGGTAATCTCACATTCAATCCAATTAGTGCCTTAACACACGGTACTTTAGAGGGAATTTGCCGTTACCCTCTCACTAAAGAGTTGGCTCGCAATATGATGGCTGAAGCGCAAGCGATTGCTGAAAAACTTGGGGTGACGTTTCGAGTCGATATTGAGCGCCGCATTGCTGGAGCTGAAAAAGTGGGTAAACATAAAACCTCCATGTTGCAAGATTTGGAGGCTGGTCGCTCATTAGAGATCGATGCTTTGTTGGGCTCCGTGATTGAGTTGGGTGGAATTACTGGAACCCCAACTCCCTGCCTTAATACTGTTTATGCATTGACTAAGTACTTAGATCAAAACGTACAGGATTCTAAGGGGAATCTTATCTTGCCCGTAGCCGCCGGGTATTAA
- a CDS encoding fumarylacetoacetate hydrolase family protein has translation MAQWLRYTHQGNIGFGQLQGDQIAVHTGDLFANPKASGEHLKVQDVTIETPCVPSKFIALVDNFHALVTKLEHTVPDEPLYFLKASNSYLAAGQVIQVPKSYAGKVIYEGELGIVIGTKCHGVSVADAAQYIFGYTCVNDVTAVEILNRNPGYAQWSRSKSFDTFGVFGPTITTNVDPMGLSIKTILNDQERQNYPMRDIVFTPSQLVSLISQDMTLLPGDVIACGTSVGVGSMKPGSQVSIVIDGVGRLDNRFE, from the coding sequence ATGGCTCAGTGGCTACGCTACACGCATCAAGGCAATATTGGGTTTGGACAATTACAGGGTGATCAAATTGCTGTCCATACGGGCGACTTATTTGCCAACCCTAAGGCAAGTGGTGAACACCTCAAAGTTCAGGATGTAACGATTGAAACACCATGCGTTCCCAGTAAATTTATTGCCCTGGTGGATAACTTTCATGCCTTGGTAACCAAGCTTGAGCATACCGTTCCGGATGAACCTTTGTATTTCCTAAAAGCAAGTAATTCTTATTTAGCTGCTGGTCAAGTCATACAGGTCCCAAAATCCTATGCGGGTAAGGTTATTTATGAGGGTGAGCTTGGAATTGTGATTGGGACAAAATGCCATGGGGTTAGCGTCGCAGATGCCGCTCAATACATTTTTGGCTATACCTGTGTCAATGACGTGACTGCTGTCGAGATTCTGAATCGAAACCCAGGCTACGCGCAATGGAGTCGTTCAAAGAGCTTTGATACCTTCGGCGTATTTGGACCAACCATTACCACCAATGTCGATCCTATGGGCTTGTCGATCAAAACGATTCTTAATGACCAAGAGCGTCAAAACTATCCGATGAGAGATATCGTTTTTACACCCTCTCAACTAGTCAGCTTAATTTCACAAGACATGACTCTCTTGCCAGGCGATGTGATTGCCTGTGGAACCTCCGTGGGCGTTGGCTCCATGAAACCAGGCAGTCAGGTCAGTATCGTGATCGATGGCGTTGGGCGTCTTGATAATCGCTTCGAATAA
- a CDS encoding reductase, producing the protein MSELSFAPEFDSAIPYMQRTRSYYLALGYDNPYVWAHYNNVPFTPLRKPLQASTLALITTAVPYDPSKGDQGPGAPYNAQAKFYEPYAMITLGDPDLRIAHVGIDRQHANLSEMACWFPLKAARQAVLDRRIAKLAPRFYGLPTNRSQRHTLENDAPRILEMCQTDGVDVAILIPNCPICHQSISLLARYLENAGLSTVIVGAAKDIVEYCGVPRFVFNDFPLGNAAARPQDPQSQSIIFNLALDVLEIAPGPRTTVQSTLRWSDDPRWKLDYMNIERLAKHEIEALRAEAESARLTAKEIRLNTVRS; encoded by the coding sequence ATGTCAGAACTGTCGTTTGCACCCGAATTTGACAGCGCAATTCCATACATGCAACGGACACGCTCTTATTACCTGGCACTCGGTTATGACAACCCGTATGTTTGGGCACATTACAACAATGTGCCATTTACCCCTTTACGAAAGCCGTTGCAAGCATCAACGTTGGCTTTAATTACAACTGCGGTTCCATATGACCCCTCAAAAGGAGATCAAGGTCCTGGCGCCCCTTATAACGCACAAGCAAAGTTTTATGAGCCTTACGCAATGATTACGCTTGGTGACCCTGATTTAAGGATTGCGCATGTTGGAATCGATCGACAGCACGCCAATTTATCCGAGATGGCTTGCTGGTTCCCTCTTAAGGCAGCGAGACAAGCGGTTTTGGATCGGCGAATTGCCAAGCTTGCACCTCGATTTTACGGTTTACCAACCAATCGCAGCCAACGGCATACCCTAGAAAATGACGCACCACGGATTTTGGAAATGTGTCAAACCGATGGGGTTGATGTTGCGATATTGATCCCAAATTGCCCAATTTGCCATCAGAGCATTTCGTTACTGGCCCGTTATTTGGAAAATGCTGGCCTCTCAACCGTGATTGTTGGGGCCGCAAAAGACATTGTTGAATATTGTGGAGTTCCACGTTTTGTATTTAATGATTTTCCTTTGGGCAATGCAGCGGCAAGACCTCAAGATCCGCAATCGCAATCCATCATTTTTAACTTAGCTCTTGATGTGTTAGAAATTGCCCCAGGACCCCGAACGACAGTTCAAAGTACCCTGCGCTGGAGTGATGATCCTCGTTGGAAACTCGACTATATGAATATCGAACGTTTGGCAAAGCACGAAATTGAAGCCTTACGAGCTGAAGCCGAGAGCGCGCGGCTTACTGCAAAAGAAATTCGGCTAAATACAGTTAGGAGTTAG
- a CDS encoding polyprenyl synthetase family protein: protein MNNTVKNNHLGQILAPISPDLKALDEVIRRRLASEVVLIDQISSYIIQSGGKRVRPALLLLMAKALANGKETPHALELAAVVEFIHTATLLHDDVVDESTMRRGKQTANAAFGNAASVLVGDFLYSRAFQMMVAPNDIRVMQILSDATNTIAEGEVLQLLNMNDPEVDESSYLQVIRYKTAKLFEASAELGALISQASDIQRELAAAFGRHIGTAFQLMDDLLDYTADPNEMGKNVGDDLREGKPTLPLIFLMEKGSADQQLLAREAISQNEELPDDVFDQILQGIHSSGALEYTQDAARREVHLALNTIKDFPQNPASDSLRALCEYSLIRQG from the coding sequence ATGAATAACACTGTCAAAAACAATCACTTAGGGCAAATTTTGGCCCCCATCAGCCCTGATTTAAAGGCTTTAGATGAGGTTATTCGCCGTCGACTTGCCTCTGAGGTGGTTCTGATTGACCAAATCTCGTCATACATCATTCAATCTGGTGGAAAACGGGTTCGCCCTGCCCTCCTTCTATTAATGGCCAAGGCCTTGGCTAACGGTAAAGAAACTCCTCATGCTCTAGAGCTGGCTGCAGTGGTTGAATTTATCCATACCGCCACCCTACTCCACGATGATGTTGTGGATGAGTCAACGATGCGTCGAGGTAAGCAAACCGCTAACGCCGCCTTCGGAAATGCCGCCAGTGTTCTCGTGGGTGATTTTTTATATTCCCGCGCTTTCCAGATGATGGTTGCCCCCAATGATATTCGGGTGATGCAAATCCTTTCCGATGCTACGAACACTATTGCAGAGGGTGAGGTCTTGCAACTATTAAATATGAATGATCCCGAGGTAGATGAATCGAGCTACCTCCAGGTCATTCGCTATAAAACAGCAAAATTATTCGAGGCATCTGCTGAGCTCGGTGCGTTAATTTCTCAAGCAAGCGACATTCAACGCGAACTTGCAGCAGCTTTTGGGCGACATATTGGTACCGCCTTCCAACTCATGGATGATCTCCTAGACTACACCGCTGATCCCAATGAAATGGGTAAGAATGTGGGCGATGACTTACGTGAAGGTAAGCCGACTCTACCGCTCATCTTCTTAATGGAAAAAGGTAGTGCTGATCAACAATTGCTTGCTCGGGAAGCAATCTCCCAAAACGAGGAGCTGCCCGATGACGTATTTGACCAAATCCTACAAGGTATTCACTCTTCAGGCGCCCTTGAATACACCCAAGATGCCGCGAGGCGCGAGGTGCACCTGGCCCTGAACACGATTAAAGATTTTCCACAAAACCCAGCCAGCGATTCATTGCGAGCTCTATGCGAGTACTCGCTAATTCGTCAGGGATAA
- the rplU gene encoding 50S ribosomal protein L21: protein MYAVIKTGGKQYKVAAGEKLKIEQIPADIGSDITLDQVLAVGEGTSLKVGDPLVNGAAVMATVVSQGRHDKVKIFKMRRRKHYQKHQGHRQNYTEILIKSIKA from the coding sequence ATGTACGCGGTCATAAAAACCGGTGGCAAACAGTATAAAGTTGCTGCTGGCGAAAAATTGAAAATAGAACAGATACCAGCGGACATCGGCAGCGACATTACTCTTGACCAAGTTCTCGCCGTAGGCGAGGGCACATCGCTTAAAGTAGGTGATCCTTTGGTTAATGGTGCCGCTGTGATGGCTACTGTGGTCTCCCAGGGACGTCACGATAAAGTGAAAATCTTTAAGATGCGACGTCGTAAGCATTATCAAAAACATCAGGGCCATCGTCAGAATTACACAGAAATTCTGATTAAGTCGATTAAGGCCTGA
- the rpmA gene encoding 50S ribosomal protein L27 codes for MAQKKGGGSTRNGRDSESKRLGVKVYGGQAINAGGIIVRQRGTKVHPGVNVGMGKDHTLFALIDGQVEFGVKGAMKKAQVSVLPRS; via the coding sequence ATGGCACAGAAAAAAGGCGGCGGCTCAACACGCAACGGTCGCGATTCCGAATCAAAACGCCTAGGCGTTAAAGTTTATGGTGGTCAAGCAATCAATGCTGGCGGAATTATTGTTCGTCAGCGTGGTACTAAAGTTCATCCTGGCGTCAATGTTGGCATGGGCAAGGACCACACATTATTTGCCTTGATTGATGGGCAAGTCGAGTTTGGAGTTAAAGGCGCAATGAAGAAAGCGCAAGTTTCAGTATTGCCTCGTTCATAA
- the cgtA gene encoding Obg family GTPase CgtA: MKFIDEAKIEVIAGNGGAGSASMRREKFIEFGGPDGGDGGRGGSVYAIADRNINTLIDYRYSKTHTAKNGEPGRGADCYGRAGDDIELRMPVGTMIADLETNELIADLTKHGERICLAQGGVGGWGNIHFKSSTNRAPRQKTNGKPGERRKLKLELKVLADVGLLGMPNAGKSTLITAVSNARPKIADYPFTTLHPNLGVVRVGNERSFVIADIPGLIEGAAEGAGLGHRFLRHLQRTGVLLHLVDIAPFDENVDVVADAKAIVNELRKYDEALYQKPRWLVLNKVDMLQPEERERIIADFLKRFKWKGPVFEVSALTGEGCDRLCYGIQDYLDGLRKDRDLEEERAEDPRFLDE, from the coding sequence ATGAAATTCATAGACGAAGCCAAAATTGAAGTGATTGCCGGCAATGGTGGTGCTGGTAGTGCCTCAATGCGTCGTGAGAAATTTATCGAGTTTGGCGGCCCTGACGGTGGTGATGGTGGTCGCGGCGGAAGTGTGTATGCAATTGCCGATCGAAACATTAATACACTGATTGATTATCGGTATTCCAAAACCCATACTGCTAAAAATGGAGAGCCCGGACGAGGTGCGGATTGTTATGGTCGTGCCGGAGACGATATCGAGCTGCGGATGCCGGTTGGAACCATGATTGCGGATTTAGAGACCAACGAGTTAATTGCAGACCTAACTAAACATGGCGAGCGAATTTGCCTTGCTCAAGGTGGGGTTGGAGGTTGGGGCAATATTCATTTCAAAAGTAGCACTAACCGCGCTCCGCGTCAGAAGACCAATGGCAAGCCAGGCGAGCGCCGCAAGTTAAAGTTGGAATTAAAAGTCTTAGCCGATGTGGGTTTATTGGGAATGCCCAATGCTGGAAAATCAACCCTCATTACCGCAGTATCGAATGCCCGCCCAAAGATAGCTGATTATCCGTTTACAACCTTGCATCCCAATTTGGGGGTGGTGCGCGTTGGCAATGAGCGGAGCTTTGTGATTGCAGACATACCTGGTTTGATTGAAGGAGCTGCCGAGGGTGCTGGGCTTGGTCATCGGTTTTTAAGGCATCTGCAACGTACTGGCGTGCTGTTGCATCTGGTTGATATTGCCCCTTTTGATGAGAATGTCGATGTGGTTGCTGACGCTAAGGCGATTGTCAATGAGCTTCGTAAATACGATGAAGCCCTCTATCAAAAGCCAAGATGGCTTGTTTTGAATAAGGTCGATATGCTGCAACCCGAGGAGCGAGAGCGCATCATTGCCGATTTCTTAAAGCGCTTTAAATGGAAAGGTCCCGTATTTGAGGTCTCAGCCCTTACGGGCGAAGGTTGCGATCGCCTGTGTTATGGAATTCAAGACTATTTAGATGGGCTTCGTAAAGATCGTGACCTAGAGGAAGAGCGCGCTGAAGACCCCCGTTTTTTAGACGAGTAA
- a CDS encoding CNP1-like family protein, translating into MNKSWLLLLASFTLVLSACFSDPLADGTDPYAPTVFKEGNTLMPLNPPNKKYLVPFSVSQTTIFKFAVDTESIKIGNDGVTRYIVVITNPSGGQNAYFEGIRCDTFQWRLYGTLETNQQWRANPLGSWLAIKDNVPNRYQAALAQGAFCNLATQEKSYAKVVKSLDPNNFLGIIAPVGSEAELPTIR; encoded by the coding sequence ATGAATAAATCCTGGCTGCTACTCCTTGCTTCATTCACGTTGGTATTAAGCGCCTGCTTCTCTGATCCCTTAGCGGATGGTACCGACCCTTATGCGCCAACGGTTTTCAAAGAGGGTAATACCCTCATGCCTCTCAATCCGCCGAATAAAAAATATTTAGTGCCTTTTTCTGTTTCGCAAACCACAATTTTCAAGTTTGCGGTCGATACCGAATCCATCAAGATTGGGAACGATGGGGTAACCCGATACATTGTTGTTATTACCAATCCCTCTGGCGGTCAAAATGCGTACTTTGAGGGAATTCGGTGTGACACCTTTCAATGGCGCCTGTATGGAACCCTTGAAACCAATCAACAATGGCGAGCCAATCCATTGGGGAGTTGGTTAGCCATTAAAGACAATGTGCCAAATCGATATCAGGCAGCCTTAGCTCAAGGTGCTTTTTGTAATCTAGCAACCCAAGAAAAAAGTTATGCCAAAGTAGTGAAGTCGCTCGATCCCAATAACTTTTTAGGAATCATTGCTCCAGTTGGCTCAGAGGCCGAACTGCCAACCATTCGTTAA
- a CDS encoding RNA pyrophosphohydrolase, whose product MLDREGYRPNVGIVLLNARNEVFWGKRIGQHSWQFPQGGIAHGESPEEAMYRELHEEVGLFPHHVEIIGRTRDWIRYDVPEEFLRRQINHRHQRVAYKGQKQIWFLLRMLGQDHEIQLRATGHPEFDAWRWHPYWIELDTVIDFKREVYQLALSELARFIATTNQMQQLVWGAPLHASHSS is encoded by the coding sequence ATGCTTGACCGCGAGGGCTATCGACCTAATGTTGGTATCGTTCTTCTCAATGCTCGTAACGAAGTATTTTGGGGTAAACGAATTGGACAACACTCCTGGCAATTTCCGCAAGGAGGAATTGCGCACGGAGAAAGTCCCGAAGAAGCGATGTATCGTGAACTTCACGAAGAGGTAGGGCTTTTCCCCCACCATGTCGAAATTATTGGACGAACCCGTGATTGGATTCGCTACGATGTGCCTGAGGAGTTTTTGCGACGCCAAATCAATCACCGTCATCAGCGCGTCGCCTATAAGGGACAGAAACAAATTTGGTTCTTACTCAGAATGCTAGGTCAGGATCATGAAATTCAGCTTCGAGCCACAGGCCACCCTGAATTTGATGCCTGGCGTTGGCATCCCTATTGGATTGAACTTGATACCGTGATTGATTTCAAGCGCGAGGTATATCAACTGGCGCTCTCCGAACTTGCCCGTTTTATCGCCACCACCAACCAAATGCAGCAATTAGTCTGGGGGGCGCCATTGCATGCCTCACATTCATCATGA
- a CDS encoding proline--tRNA ligase, whose protein sequence is MKASQTFLATLKEAPADAEIVSHQLMVRAGLIRKLSAGIYNYLPLGLKVIRKVENIIREEMNRAGAIELLMPVVQPAELWQETGRWEKMGPELLRIKDRHERDYLIQPTSEEVITDFARSEIRSYKQLPVNFYQIQTKFRDERRPRFGIMRGREFSMKDAYSFDRDQAGLKKSYALMFDAYVRIFQRMGLQFRAVAADNGAIGGSGSQEFHVIADTGEDAIVYCPNSDYAANLEAAESVALIAQRATPKESMQKVATPDQKRCEDVAQFLKMDLISTIKSLVLAVDQETGPAKLFMVLLRGDHELNEIKVNKIAGLGAFRFATDAEIQVACGSPVGYLGPVGLPSSVQVIADRTVANMSDFVCGANAEGFHLTGVNWGRDVPEPLVADVRNAVLGDPSPDGKGTVEICRGIEVGHVFQLGTRYSEAMKCTYLDENGKAQAMVMGCYGIGVTRLLGAAIEQGHDERGIIWPISMAPFEVVICPVGYDKSDAVREAANHLHQELLAAGVDVVLDDRGERPGAMFADWELIGVPYRVVIGERGLKEGQVEFQGRRESAAQLIPLTSIAQTITTAIHTAKNNLI, encoded by the coding sequence ATGAAAGCTTCACAAACCTTTCTTGCAACCCTGAAAGAGGCTCCAGCGGATGCTGAAATCGTGTCCCATCAATTGATGGTGCGCGCTGGACTTATTCGTAAATTAAGTGCCGGAATTTATAACTATCTCCCTCTCGGGCTTAAGGTAATTCGAAAGGTTGAGAATATTATTCGGGAAGAAATGAATCGTGCAGGAGCAATCGAGCTTCTGATGCCAGTGGTTCAGCCTGCTGAACTATGGCAAGAGACGGGTCGTTGGGAAAAAATGGGACCCGAGTTATTACGGATTAAAGATCGCCATGAGCGCGATTACCTAATTCAGCCAACCTCCGAAGAGGTCATTACTGATTTTGCACGCTCGGAGATCAGAAGCTATAAGCAGCTGCCAGTCAATTTTTATCAAATTCAGACAAAATTTCGTGATGAACGCCGCCCTCGTTTTGGGATTATGCGAGGTCGTGAGTTTAGTATGAAAGATGCCTATTCATTCGATCGCGATCAGGCAGGTTTGAAAAAATCCTATGCCCTCATGTTCGATGCCTATGTCCGAATCTTTCAGCGCATGGGCTTACAGTTTCGGGCTGTCGCTGCCGACAATGGTGCGATCGGAGGGTCTGGTAGTCAAGAGTTTCATGTGATTGCCGATACGGGCGAAGATGCGATTGTTTATTGCCCCAATTCGGATTACGCCGCTAACTTAGAAGCCGCTGAATCGGTTGCTCTCATTGCACAGCGAGCCACTCCAAAAGAAAGTATGCAAAAAGTGGCAACGCCAGATCAAAAGCGTTGCGAGGATGTTGCACAATTTCTTAAGATGGATTTGATAAGCACGATCAAATCTTTAGTGTTGGCGGTTGATCAAGAGACCGGACCCGCTAAATTATTCATGGTGTTGCTCAGGGGCGATCATGAGCTCAATGAAATCAAGGTTAATAAAATTGCTGGCTTGGGCGCCTTCCGCTTTGCCACTGATGCGGAAATCCAGGTGGCTTGCGGTTCTCCGGTGGGTTATTTGGGCCCGGTTGGCCTGCCCTCTTCAGTCCAAGTGATTGCTGATCGGACAGTCGCAAATATGAGCGATTTTGTATGCGGTGCTAATGCAGAAGGCTTTCACTTGACCGGTGTAAATTGGGGGCGAGATGTACCTGAACCACTGGTAGCGGATGTTCGTAATGCAGTGCTTGGTGACCCCTCTCCGGATGGTAAAGGTACCGTCGAGATTTGTCGCGGTATTGAGGTAGGCCATGTTTTTCAACTGGGGACCCGTTATTCAGAGGCGATGAAGTGCACCTATCTCGATGAAAACGGCAAAGCTCAAGCCATGGTGATGGGCTGTTACGGAATTGGTGTGACCCGTTTATTGGGCGCTGCGATTGAGCAGGGTCATGACGAGCGGGGGATTATTTGGCCGATTTCCATGGCCCCATTTGAGGTCGTGATTTGTCCAGTGGGCTACGATAAATCCGATGCCGTTCGTGAGGCTGCGAATCATTTACATCAAGAACTTCTTGCCGCTGGCGTGGATGTGGTTTTGGATGATCGCGGTGAGCGTCCAGGCGCCATGTTTGCAGACTGGGAATTGATCGGAGTTCCTTATCGTGTTGTGATTGGCGAGCGTGGTCTTAAAGAGGGTCAGGTTGAGTTTCAGGGGCGACGTGAAAGCGCCGCTCAATTAATTCCGCTTACCTCAATTGCGCAGACCATTACTACTGCAATCCATACCGCAAAAAATAACTTGATTTAA